Sequence from the Bacillota bacterium genome:
CCTCCTTATTCGAAAAGCTTTAATTGAATCGGGGTGGAAGAAGCTATCTCAGCAACTTTCTCTTGAATTGAAGGCCAAGAGATTACTAACGAATTATATGCTAATGCCTCATCCGTCCAACCTTTCCGTTCAGAAATAGAATATAATCGATAAGCTAGTGATTTTGTTGATTCACTAAGTTGATTACCTATCTTATAAGCCAGTTTGGCACATTCTTTTTCACCCTCACTATTTAAAGCTCGCACAAGTTGCTGAGTACACATCCAAATGCTTCTTCGACGGTCAGTCTCAGGATTCCAGGTTTGGTTAAGTTCTTCGCGTGAAAGTAACCTAACCTTACCCTTTGCGGCATAAAGAACACCTTCTTCAACTAAACGTGAAACAGCTGTATTTTTTGCTCGTGCAAGCACATCAGCTTCACCAAAGGTTTGTCCTTCTAGTCCAAATTGTTCAAACCAGGCAGCACAAAAACGTGTTTCAGTATCCATATATCCTTCCTGTGCAGTAAGGTAAGCATCAAGTTCTTGATTTATGGTCTGAAGTGCGGTTCTAACGGACATGGGACGACCGTCTGCTTCCAAAACTTTTGAGTAACGCGAATAGATGGACATACCTGGACCAATAGCGGCCTGAGCAAAATCAACTGGTGCTATATTGCCATGCTGTAAAGCTCTGAGAGCAATAGGTAATTCACGGCGTAGAGCAGCAGTAAACTCTCGGCGAGTTGCAAGCTTTGAAGATTCAGGAAGTGGCCGACAAACCAATACAATATATGAAGCTAAAGCGTTTGAGTCTCTTGATCGTAAACGCCACGCCGAGGATGCACTAACTGGCCAAGTTCCTGTAATTTGAAACCCACTTGTAATTAATGCTTCAAGCATTGTTTCCCAACCAGTAGTAAGTGTGATTTTTGATACAGATTCTGTTTCAAATTTATCATTCTCGTCATCGGATTGCTTAAAAGCATAATATACTGTAAGGGGGAAATTTGGGTTAATCTTATCTTTTAAAAGTTTAAACGCTTTGCAAAAACCAGCAAGAAAATGTCTTTTGGCTGCTTCTTTGTCGTTGTCAAAACGTTCTGGGGCGGCAACAAGTTCCGGTATTTTGGGAGCAAGTAAGGTACTGCATATATCGGGAAATATGGAACCAATAGAGTGCCGTAACCATA
This genomic interval carries:
- a CDS encoding DUF1156 domain-containing protein gives rise to the protein MVWDFVEGNVLGKKAICWSNSIKITCNAIETVIVKKNSSGTVLQLDVASDAPYSKGIVVSTDPPYYDNIGYADLSDFFYVWLRHSIGSIFPDICSTLLAPKIPELVAAPERFDNDKEAAKRHFLAGFCKAFKLLKDKINPNFPLTVYYAFKQSDDENDKFETESVSKITLTTGWETMLEALITSGFQITGTWPVSASSAWRLRSRDSNALASYIVLVCRPLPESSKLATRREFTAALRRELPIALRALQHGNIAPVDFAQAAIGPGMSIYSRYSKVLEADGRPMSVRTALQTINQELDAYLTAQEGYMDTETRFCAAWFEQFGLEGQTFGEADVLARAKNTAVSRLVEEGVLYAAKGKVRLLSREELNQTWNPETDRRRSIWMCTQQLVRALNSEGEKECAKLAYKIGNQLSESTKSLAYRLYSISERKGWTDEALAYNSLVISWPSIQEKVAEIASSTPIQLKLFE